From Danio aesculapii chromosome 18, fDanAes4.1, whole genome shotgun sequence, a single genomic window includes:
- the LOC130245902 gene encoding uncharacterized protein LOC130245902 has product MIPSLANKLGNSLVKASKLLKARGLISNDKQLVKNTTEFQEVHASKWNEVISATALRNIREAKWNVPTLMPFTEDVQKMHTFLSQAQDEWFNLLSESPSTRSWVELAKVCLAQMILFNRRREGEVASMPLSVFLSRDISDPHEDVDWALSEVEKKLCRHFTRVITRGKRGRPVPILLTPKMLSSLELLVEQREACGVLKDNAYMFARPEAMTHFRGSDCLRGFAKQCGAKCPKALTSTRLRKHAATLSTVLNMTDTEMDQLANFLGHDIRIHREFYRLPEKTLQLAKISKILMALEQGRLAEFHGKNLDEMGIDPDEKVEIDCEDEEDDIEEGHCSTIVVETSEDVALPSAEMNLSPSPKRSTPSDQRMSSGASAMRLPCKGKTTKKKSQKSPWQQPEVQAVERHLKPFILSGTVPAKRDCEKCLRAEPEALKNRDWKTVKFYIYNRITAYKKKLESKQ; this is encoded by the exons ATGATTCCATCACTTGCAAATAAGCTTGGGAATTCCTTGGTTAAAGCAAGCAAACTCTTAAAAGCGCGAGGCTTAATCTCAAATGACAAGCAGCTTGTGAAGAACACCACTGAGTTTCAAGAGGTCCATGCAAGTAAGTGGAATGAGGTGATCTCGGCTACTGCATTGAGGAATATCAGGGAGGCAAAGTGGAATGTGCCCACTCTCATGCCTTTTACTGAAGACGTGCAAAAAATGCATACTTTTCTTAGTCAAGCACAAGATGAGTGGTTCAACCTGCTGTCTGAAAGTCCCTCTACTAGATCATGGGTTGAGCTGGCAAAGGTGTGTCTTGCCCAGATGATTCTCTTTAACCGGCGCAGAGAAGGAGAGGTAGCAAGCATGCCTTTGTCTGTGTTTTTATCAAGAGACATATCTGATCCTCATGAGGACGTGGACTGGGCACTCTCTGAAGTGGAGaaaaaactctgcagacactTCACAAGGGTTATCACCAGGGGAAAGCGTGGTCGACCGGTTCCAATTCTTCTGACTCCCAAAATGTTGAGCTCCTTAGAACTCCTTGTTGAGCAGAGAGAGGCTTGTGGTGTTTTAAAAGACAATGCCTATATGTTTGCTAGACCAGAAGCCATGACACATTTCCGTGGGTCAGACTGTCTCCGTGGCTTTGCAAAGCAGTGTGGTGCAAAGTGTCCCAAGGCACTGACATCTACGAGGCTGCGAAAGCATGCTGCTACTCTTTCAACTGTGCTGAATATGACGGACACCGAGATGGACCAGCTGGCTAACTTCCTTGGGCATGATATAAGAATTCATCGTGAGTTCTATCGACTTCCAGAGAAGACCCTGCAACTTGCCAAGATCAGCAAGATTTTAATGGCTCTTGAGCAAGGAAGATTAGCAGAGTTCCATGGCAAGAACTTGGATGAAATGGGGATAGATCCTGATG AAAAAGTGGAAATTGACTGTGAAGATGAGGAAGATGACATTGAGGAAGGACACTGTTCAACTATTGTAGTCG aaaCTTCAGAAGATGTGGCCCTTCCTTCTGCCGAAATGAATTTGTCACCATCACCCAAAAGAAGCACTCCGTCAGATCAGCGAATGTCTTCTGGAGCCAGCGCTATGAGGCTGCCTTGCAAGG GTAAAACTACCAAAAAGAAGAGTCAGAAGAGTCCTTGGCAGCAGCCTGAGGTGCAGGCAGTGGAAAGGCACTTGAAGCCGTTTATTTTATCTGGCACTGTCCCAGCAAAAAGGGATTGTGAAAAATGTCTGAGAGCTGAACCTGAAGCTTTGAAGAACCGCGATTGGAAGACAGtaaaattttacatatataatcGCATCAcagcatacaaaaaaaaattggagaGTAAACAATAG